From a region of the Paenibacillus antri genome:
- a CDS encoding DUF1697 domain-containing protein, whose product MTGYIALLRGINVGGNNVVKMAELREALEAGGLRKARTYIQSGNILCESDGTGETVGAIVGATLERMLGKTISVVVRSFDELERIMADCPYEPASPDEGKRIMLALLNEAIPPERAEAALRAGPGEAASNDEFTAAGREVYFRFETNVSESPLGNRMMKLGGAGVTTRNWNTMDKLLKMSRE is encoded by the coding sequence ATGACAGGATATATCGCGTTATTAAGAGGCATTAACGTCGGCGGCAACAACGTCGTGAAGATGGCGGAGCTGCGGGAGGCGCTGGAGGCGGGCGGGCTGCGCAAGGCGCGCACGTATATCCAAAGCGGCAATATTTTGTGCGAGTCGGACGGAACGGGAGAGACGGTGGGCGCGATCGTCGGCGCGACGCTCGAACGGATGCTGGGGAAGACGATCTCGGTCGTCGTCCGTTCGTTCGACGAACTGGAGCGGATCATGGCCGACTGTCCGTACGAGCCCGCTTCGCCGGACGAGGGCAAGCGGATCATGCTGGCGCTGCTGAACGAGGCGATTCCGCCGGAGCGGGCGGAAGCCGCGCTGCGGGCCGGACCGGGGGAAGCCGCGTCGAACGATGAGTTTACGGCCGCGGGACGGGAAGTGTACTTCCGCTTCGAGACGAACGTGTCGGAGTCGCCCCTAGGCAATCGGATGATGAAGCTGGGCGGCGCCGGGGTGACGACGCGGAACTGGAACACGATGGACAAGCTGTTGAAGATGTCGCGGGAGTAG
- a CDS encoding ABC transporter permease, translating to MDAKVTRKRTRTRWRKHDTELTLLALPTTVWYLLFSFLPMFGVIIAFKDFKIHGGFIDNVVNSAWIGFKNFEFLFKSNDAWIVIRNTVGYNIIFIILGIVLPVTLALMVGQLHSRKAAKVYQTMMFLPYFLSWVVVSAVVWAFLSFDKGIVNQILSSLGQDPKNWYMEASYWPYFLVFMNMWKGLGYSMVVYLATITSMDSTYYEAAVIDGASKWQQTRYITLPLMKFVIVLMFILSVGHIFSTDFGLFFQVPRDSNSLYNVSTTIDVLVYKQLKTATVGMASASAFLQSVLGCAMILTANWVVRKVDRESAMI from the coding sequence ATGGACGCAAAAGTCACCCGCAAAAGAACGCGAACGCGTTGGCGCAAGCATGACACCGAGCTGACGCTGCTCGCCCTTCCGACCACCGTCTGGTACCTTCTGTTTAGTTTCTTGCCGATGTTCGGCGTCATTATCGCTTTCAAAGATTTCAAGATTCACGGAGGCTTCATCGACAACGTCGTAAACAGCGCTTGGATCGGCTTCAAAAACTTCGAATTTCTGTTCAAGTCGAACGACGCCTGGATCGTCATCCGCAACACCGTCGGGTACAACATTATCTTTATTATTTTGGGGATCGTCCTTCCTGTCACGCTTGCGTTGATGGTCGGACAGCTGCACAGCCGCAAGGCGGCCAAGGTCTATCAAACGATGATGTTCCTGCCGTACTTCCTGTCCTGGGTTGTCGTTTCGGCGGTGGTCTGGGCGTTCCTAAGCTTCGACAAGGGCATTGTCAATCAAATTCTGAGCAGTCTCGGCCAAGATCCGAAAAATTGGTATATGGAAGCGTCGTACTGGCCTTACTTCCTTGTTTTCATGAATATGTGGAAGGGGCTCGGGTACAGCATGGTCGTCTACCTGGCGACGATCACGAGCATGGATTCGACGTATTACGAAGCGGCGGTCATCGACGGCGCGAGCAAGTGGCAGCAGACCCGATATATTACGCTGCCCCTTATGAAATTCGTTATCGTGCTGATGTTCATCCTGTCGGTCGGCCATATTTTCTCCACGGATTTCGGCTTGTTCTTCCAAGTGCCGCGGGATTCCAACTCTCTCTACAACGTGTCCACGACGATTGACGTGCTCGTGTACAAGCAGCTCAAAACCGCGACGGTCGGCATGGCGTCCGCCTCCGCCTTCTTGCAATCCGTGCTGGGCTGCGCGATGATTCTGACCGCGAACTGGGTCGTACGGAAAGTCGATCGAGAAAGCGCGATGATTTAG
- a CDS encoding sugar ABC transporter substrate-binding protein has translation MSINKKLRYITGITLAAAIALSGCGQAAQTGGNLDVDNLPAALAEKGDIKLNVIRKIGGDDHTAQFLAGAKQEGESLGFSVDTFSANGDTAKFLDALDQAANGDYDGVVVSHGDDPATVDAVKKLTEKGIPVVAFDSTGDLSAVEGVTLTSQDDEALAQYALDQLVKEQGEDAKIVYLWVDGFPPMVRRNAVYQATLAKYPNIKELERFGVANENTSVDTQNAVAAMLSKYPKGEIDAIFATWDAFAIGAARALIEAGRTEIKIYGIDVSNADLQIMQEENSPWVATAAVDPKMIGAVNVRLLAKKLAGEETPPTYNLEAALIDQATLNKSSEAVNMVTLADIIPGWGTTDAFEEDWMKSLKEANAN, from the coding sequence ATGAGCATCAACAAGAAGCTTCGTTACATAACGGGCATCACGCTGGCTGCGGCCATCGCGCTCTCGGGCTGCGGACAAGCGGCGCAGACCGGCGGCAACCTCGACGTGGACAATCTTCCGGCGGCGCTCGCCGAGAAGGGCGATATTAAACTGAACGTCATCCGCAAGATCGGCGGCGACGATCATACGGCGCAATTCCTCGCCGGCGCGAAGCAAGAAGGCGAATCGCTCGGCTTCAGCGTAGACACGTTCTCGGCGAACGGCGATACGGCGAAGTTCCTCGACGCGCTCGACCAAGCGGCGAACGGCGATTACGACGGCGTCGTCGTCTCGCACGGCGACGACCCGGCGACGGTCGACGCGGTGAAGAAGCTGACGGAGAAGGGCATCCCGGTCGTGGCGTTCGACTCCACCGGCGACTTGTCCGCGGTCGAAGGCGTGACGCTGACGTCGCAGGACGACGAGGCGCTTGCGCAATACGCGCTCGACCAGCTCGTGAAGGAGCAGGGCGAAGACGCGAAGATCGTCTACCTGTGGGTCGACGGCTTCCCGCCGATGGTGCGCCGCAACGCGGTATATCAAGCGACGCTCGCGAAGTACCCGAACATCAAGGAACTGGAGCGGTTCGGCGTGGCGAACGAGAATACGTCGGTCGACACGCAGAACGCGGTCGCGGCGATGCTGTCCAAATATCCGAAGGGCGAGATCGACGCCATCTTCGCGACGTGGGACGCGTTCGCGATCGGCGCGGCGCGCGCCTTGATCGAGGCGGGCCGGACGGAAATCAAGATTTACGGCATCGACGTCTCGAACGCCGATCTGCAAATCATGCAGGAAGAGAACAGCCCGTGGGTCGCTACGGCGGCGGTCGATCCGAAGATGATCGGCGCGGTCAACGTGCGCCTGCTCGCGAAGAAGCTCGCCGGCGAAGAGACGCCTCCGACGTACAACCTCGAAGCGGCGTTGATCGACCAAGCGACGCTGAACAAGTCGTCCGAAGCGGTCAACATGGTGACGCTCGCCGATATTATTCCGGGCTGGGGCACGACGGACGCGTTCGAAGAAGATTGGATGAAATCGCTAAAAGAAGCGAACGCCAACTAA
- a CDS encoding carbohydrate ABC transporter permease, whose protein sequence is MSRQTGYESGLEKFNRIGKGTNVIFHLIFIILALLCLIPVVVVLSISLSSEASIRETGYKILPTVLSGDAYNYIVKQGSMIMKALGVSVLVTVLGTFIGVLLTTSMGYALSRPKFKLNGLLTWVVFIPMIFNGGLVSSYYINSSLLGLKDTIWALILPLAVSSFNVIICRTFFKSTIPDGLIESAEIDGAGQFRIFFMMVLPISLPVLATIGLFLCFSYWNDWFQSMLYIDNQNLYSLQALLNSLMSNVDALARNASTMGVSYAQLVATMPKESARMAVAIMIVLPVALAYPFFQQYFISGLTIGAVKG, encoded by the coding sequence ATGTCAAGGCAAACCGGTTACGAGTCCGGTCTCGAGAAGTTCAACCGAATCGGTAAAGGGACGAACGTTATTTTTCACCTGATCTTTATTATTTTGGCATTGCTGTGCTTGATTCCCGTAGTGGTGGTGCTGTCCATTTCGCTGTCCAGCGAGGCTTCCATTCGAGAAACCGGATATAAGATTCTGCCGACGGTTCTCTCCGGAGACGCCTACAACTATATCGTGAAGCAGGGCTCGATGATTATGAAGGCGCTTGGCGTCTCCGTACTCGTTACGGTATTGGGGACGTTCATCGGCGTACTGCTCACCACTTCGATGGGCTATGCGCTGTCTCGTCCGAAGTTCAAGCTGAACGGGCTGCTAACCTGGGTCGTATTCATCCCGATGATTTTCAACGGCGGTCTGGTTTCCAGCTATTACATCAATTCATCGCTGCTCGGACTGAAAGATACGATCTGGGCGCTCATTCTGCCCTTGGCCGTGTCCTCCTTCAACGTCATTATTTGCAGAACGTTCTTCAAATCGACCATTCCGGACGGACTCATCGAATCGGCCGAGATCGACGGCGCCGGACAGTTCCGCATTTTCTTCATGATGGTGCTGCCGATATCGCTGCCCGTCTTGGCGACGATCGGACTGTTCCTCTGCTTCTCGTACTGGAACGATTGGTTTCAATCGATGCTGTATATCGATAACCAAAACCTGTATTCGCTGCAAGCGCTGCTGAACAGCCTGATGAGCAATGTCGATGCGTTGGCGAGGAACGCTTCTACGATGGGCGTAAGCTACGCGCAGCTCGTCGCGACTATGCCTAAGGAATCCGCCCGCATGGCGGTAGCGATCATGATCGTATTGCCTGTCGCCTTGGCCTACCCGTTCTTCCAGCAATACTTTATCTCCGGCTTGACGATAGGCGCCGTCAAGGGGTAA
- a CDS encoding ABC transporter permease yields MNAVGHKFFDFLYKYGTLITILLLIAVFGASTDNFLNGANIVTILRSISIVTIIAIGLTVSLAVGGFDLSIGSTASLANAIVISMFVWYGQSTGIGIAVAIVFCLVVGLVNAFLVINFKIQDMLMTLATMFVFQGIALTYTRGATISENMILPSGDYATGEIPDAFGAIGKVPWIIIIMLIVVLAVHLFLTYTKHGRYMYMIGGNPEAAKLSGIAVGKYRLAAYLISALFAGVGGIVLGARVMNAEVNAGAPYLMDAVAAAFIGYSVFGAGKPNAFGTFAGAVLIGILSNGLIMLSVPYYAMDIVKGSVLAVALAITYYKRTH; encoded by the coding sequence ATGAACGCCGTCGGGCATAAATTTTTCGATTTTCTCTATAAATACGGGACCTTGATTACGATCCTGCTGCTGATCGCCGTCTTCGGCGCGTCGACGGACAACTTCCTGAACGGCGCGAACATCGTGACGATCCTGCGGTCGATCTCGATCGTGACGATCATCGCGATCGGCCTCACCGTGTCGCTCGCGGTCGGCGGCTTCGACTTGTCGATCGGCTCGACGGCGTCGCTCGCGAACGCGATCGTCATCTCGATGTTCGTCTGGTACGGGCAAAGCACGGGGATCGGGATCGCGGTCGCGATCGTCTTCTGTCTCGTCGTCGGACTCGTGAACGCGTTCCTGGTCATCAACTTTAAGATCCAGGACATGCTGATGACGCTCGCGACGATGTTCGTCTTCCAGGGCATCGCGCTCACGTATACGCGCGGGGCGACGATCTCCGAGAACATGATATTGCCGAGCGGCGATTACGCGACCGGCGAAATTCCGGACGCGTTCGGAGCGATCGGCAAAGTGCCGTGGATCATTATCATTATGCTGATCGTCGTGCTGGCGGTGCATCTGTTCCTGACGTACACGAAGCACGGCCGCTACATGTACATGATCGGCGGAAACCCCGAAGCGGCCAAGCTGTCGGGCATCGCGGTCGGCAAGTACCGCCTGGCCGCCTACTTGATATCGGCGCTGTTCGCCGGCGTCGGCGGCATCGTGCTCGGCGCCCGGGTCATGAACGCCGAGGTGAACGCGGGCGCGCCGTATTTGATGGACGCGGTCGCGGCCGCCTTCATCGGCTACTCCGTCTTCGGCGCGGGCAAGCCGAACGCGTTCGGCACGTTCGCCGGCGCGGTGCTGATCGGCATTCTGTCCAACGGCCTCATCATGCTGTCCGTGCCGTATTATGCGATGGATATCGTCAAGGGCTCCGTGCTCGCGGTCGCCCTCGCGATCACGTATTACAAGCGTACGCATTAA
- a CDS encoding sugar ABC transporter ATP-binding protein, with amino-acid sequence MSRISIAFPGVQALSDVDFRAEAGRAHALIGANGAGKSTLMKVLSGAYDHYTGDIRIDGEAVRIRSPKDAKDRGIQIVYQEVDTALIPNLTVGENIMLESLVHEMRGKQFVDWAGVHRSAQSILERLGLTLSTKKLVQELTLAEKQMTLIARAVSRECRFLVLDEPTAPLSSSETDRLFALVRQLKADGVGVIFISHRLPELYEICEDITIMRDGRLVARDELRNVTQQQVIEQMLGAKLGGQFPTIQRSSGEVRFEAKGVRDGDKVRGVDLYIRAGEIVGVAGLVGAGKTELCRALFGASPTSSGDVTLDGRRLRIRSPHDAVRAGVALVPEERRREGVFVDESVAANLTAATLGRFTTAGPWIAAGKLRDAARGLVESLGIKTPNESARVKNLSGGNQQKVAIGKWLLADADVYLFDEPTKGVDVGAKRDIYELIAELARRGKCVLYASSEISEILGLTDRTYVMYDGAVAKELETRSANEEELLLYSTGGLKR; translated from the coding sequence ATGAGCCGGATTTCGATCGCCTTCCCCGGCGTGCAGGCGCTGTCGGACGTCGACTTCCGGGCCGAGGCCGGGCGAGCCCACGCGCTCATCGGAGCGAACGGCGCAGGGAAGTCCACGTTGATGAAGGTGCTGTCCGGCGCCTACGATCATTACACCGGCGACATTCGGATCGACGGCGAGGCCGTCCGCATCCGCTCGCCGAAGGACGCGAAGGATCGCGGCATCCAGATCGTCTATCAAGAGGTCGATACGGCGCTCATACCGAACTTGACGGTCGGCGAAAATATTATGCTCGAAAGCCTCGTGCACGAGATGCGAGGCAAGCAGTTCGTCGACTGGGCCGGCGTTCATCGGTCGGCGCAGTCGATTCTCGAGCGGCTGGGCTTGACGCTGTCGACCAAGAAGCTGGTGCAGGAGTTGACGCTCGCCGAGAAGCAGATGACGCTCATCGCGAGAGCGGTGTCCCGGGAGTGCCGCTTCCTCGTGCTCGACGAGCCGACGGCGCCGCTCAGCAGCAGCGAGACGGACCGGCTGTTCGCGCTCGTCCGGCAGCTGAAGGCGGACGGGGTCGGCGTCATCTTCATCTCGCACCGGCTGCCGGAGCTATATGAGATTTGCGAGGACATCACGATCATGCGGGACGGGCGCCTCGTCGCGCGGGACGAGCTGCGGAACGTTACGCAGCAGCAAGTCATCGAGCAGATGCTGGGCGCCAAGCTGGGCGGGCAGTTCCCGACGATCCAGCGATCTAGCGGCGAGGTGCGCTTCGAAGCGAAGGGCGTCCGGGACGGCGACAAGGTCAGAGGCGTCGACCTGTATATTCGCGCGGGCGAAATCGTCGGCGTCGCGGGTCTCGTCGGCGCGGGCAAGACGGAGCTGTGCCGCGCGCTGTTCGGGGCGTCGCCGACGTCGTCCGGCGACGTGACGCTCGACGGGCGGCGGCTTCGCATCCGCTCGCCGCACGACGCGGTGCGCGCCGGCGTCGCCCTCGTGCCCGAGGAGCGCCGGCGCGAAGGCGTCTTCGTGGACGAGTCGGTGGCCGCGAACTTGACGGCCGCGACGCTCGGGCGGTTCACGACCGCCGGGCCGTGGATCGCCGCCGGCAAGCTGCGGGACGCCGCCCGCGGCCTCGTCGAGTCGCTCGGCATCAAGACGCCGAACGAGTCGGCGCGGGTGAAGAACTTATCCGGCGGCAACCAGCAGAAGGTGGCGATCGGCAAGTGGCTGCTGGCGGACGCCGACGTCTATCTATTCGACGAGCCGACCAAGGGCGTCGACGTCGGCGCGAAGCGGGACATCTATGAATTAATCGCCGAGCTGGCGCGCCGGGGCAAGTGCGTCTTGTATGCATCCAGCGAAATATCGGAAATCTTAGGACTGACGGACCGAACGTACGTCATGTACGACGGCGCCGTCGCGAAAGAACTGGAGACGCGCAGCGCGAACGAGGAAGAACTGCTGCTGTACAGTACGGGAGGCTTGAAGCGATGA
- a CDS encoding DUF1641 domain-containing protein — protein sequence MEASVANKQPAVVTQESALRPDVLEQLLKPEVQEALTTLVDNLPKLAEMTALLTKTYDLAQKVVTDRVLIQDTIGGLQEVLKPIEEKAKYFASAAIEANDRAETDETTIGLFGMLKMLKDPELQRMLRFGQAYLDILGERKQQS from the coding sequence ATGGAAGCAAGCGTAGCGAACAAGCAGCCGGCCGTAGTGACGCAAGAGTCCGCGCTGAGACCTGACGTGCTCGAGCAGCTGTTGAAGCCGGAAGTGCAGGAAGCGTTGACGACGCTGGTCGACAACCTGCCGAAGCTGGCGGAGATGACGGCGCTTCTGACGAAGACGTACGATTTGGCGCAGAAGGTCGTTACCGACCGCGTGCTCATTCAAGATACGATCGGCGGCCTCCAAGAGGTGCTCAAGCCGATCGAAGAGAAAGCGAAATATTTCGCTTCGGCGGCGATCGAGGCGAACGACCGCGCGGAGACGGACGAGACGACGATCGGCTTGTTCGGCATGTTGAAGATGCTGAAGGATCCGGAGCTGCAGCGGATGCTTCGCTTCGGCCAAGCGTACTTGGACATTCTCGGCGAACGAAAACAGCAGTCTTAA
- a CDS encoding GerAB/ArcD/ProY family transporter, whose product MNGSRRIGENRLISPLFVFFLIHCSIVGVGVLKFQKEILKPAGYDAWISVLLVGMGVHAIVWMMHSALNASESPADVVQMNKVHFGRWIGTAANAAFVVYFVLGGFVVFRIFLEVIQVWLFPRINIYPLAVVLLLLVYYTVSGGLRTVTGMGFWGTAIPYALTVPLFVFAFKYIHPANLLPIGTHSIADILRSARTMTFPYLGFETMLFLYPFVKRPAESQRWTHAAVGAATIIYVFVMLVTLMYYSEGQLHHIIWPTLNIVMMIEVPIMQRLEYLVVSVWLLKALVNVSICLWAACRGTGQLLPIKRRVSLPLFLGGYLALAFWIRDRQSIDWFANLYSNVGFWIVSGYIPLLFLIVWWKRMRKATKAS is encoded by the coding sequence ATGAACGGGAGTCGCCGGATCGGGGAGAATCGCCTGATTTCTCCGTTGTTCGTTTTTTTCCTCATCCATTGCAGCATCGTCGGCGTCGGCGTCTTAAAGTTCCAGAAAGAGATCCTGAAGCCGGCGGGGTATGACGCATGGATCTCCGTACTCCTTGTAGGAATGGGCGTTCATGCGATCGTGTGGATGATGCATTCCGCATTGAATGCGTCGGAGTCGCCGGCGGACGTCGTGCAAATGAACAAGGTCCACTTCGGCCGATGGATCGGAACCGCGGCGAACGCGGCATTCGTTGTTTATTTCGTCCTCGGCGGGTTCGTCGTCTTCAGGATCTTCTTGGAAGTCATCCAGGTGTGGTTGTTCCCGAGAATCAATATTTATCCGCTTGCCGTTGTCTTGTTGCTGCTCGTGTATTACACGGTGTCCGGCGGTCTGCGGACGGTAACCGGAATGGGCTTTTGGGGAACGGCGATACCTTACGCGCTGACCGTTCCGCTGTTCGTGTTCGCATTCAAGTATATCCACCCGGCGAATCTGCTGCCCATAGGGACGCATTCGATCGCCGACATTCTTCGTTCCGCTCGAACGATGACCTTCCCGTACCTCGGGTTCGAGACGATGCTATTCTTATACCCGTTCGTTAAGCGTCCGGCGGAATCGCAGCGCTGGACGCATGCCGCCGTCGGCGCCGCTACGATCATCTATGTTTTCGTCATGCTGGTCACGCTGATGTATTATTCGGAAGGTCAGCTCCATCATATCATCTGGCCGACGCTGAATATCGTGATGATGATCGAGGTGCCGATCATGCAGCGATTGGAGTATCTCGTCGTCTCCGTATGGCTGCTGAAGGCGCTCGTCAATGTGTCCATCTGCTTGTGGGCGGCTTGCCGGGGAACGGGACAGCTGCTGCCGATCAAGCGCCGCGTCTCTTTGCCGTTGTTCCTCGGCGGGTATTTGGCGCTGGCGTTTTGGATCCGCGACCGGCAATCGATAGACTGGTTCGCGAACTTATATTCGAACGTGGGGTTCTGGATCGTATCCGGGTACATCCCGCTGTTGTTTCTGATCGTCTGGTGGAAAAGGATGAGGAAAGCCACGAAGGCTTCGTAA
- a CDS encoding DUF2524 domain-containing protein, translating to MLDQLESNYDCSNADDDLPKLLQELEEWRSKSGNDASKETIDTINRLENQIHFIRNKCGIR from the coding sequence ATGCTGGATCAATTGGAAAGCAATTACGACTGCTCGAACGCCGACGACGACTTGCCCAAGCTGCTGCAGGAGCTCGAGGAGTGGAGGTCGAAGTCCGGAAACGACGCCTCCAAGGAGACGATCGATACGATCAACCGGCTGGAAAATCAAATCCACTTCATCCGGAACAAGTGCGGCATCCGGTAA
- a CDS encoding NAD(P)/FAD-dependent oxidoreductase, protein MKKIVILGAGYGGLLSALSARKHLSASEAQITVINKYDSHQIITELHRLAAGNVSEKAVALPLSKLFKGKAIDVKIGSVQAVDPAGKKVSLADGSSYDYDTLVLALGSETNYFGIPGLQENSLTLKSAAEANRIFAHVKEKLRAYRVSKNKADATFVIGGGGLTGVELVGELADELPGYCREAGVDFNDVSLYLVEAMPTILPMFSPELIQRAVTSLEQRGVQFLTSLPITEVNGGVVTLKDGRTIETSTLVWTGGVQGHALVANCGIEVNRGRASVNEYLQSVSHPDVFLAGDCAVVFGPEGRPYPPTAQLAWQMGELVGANIAATYNGGSLQTFSPVFSGTLASLGRKDGIGSVGENGIELKGAPASLMKKASNARYLSHIEGLFALAY, encoded by the coding sequence ATGAAAAAAATCGTCATTCTCGGCGCCGGATACGGCGGCTTATTAAGCGCGCTGTCCGCGCGGAAGCATCTGTCCGCGAGCGAAGCGCAAATTACGGTCATCAATAAATACGATTCTCACCAAATCATTACCGAGCTTCACCGTTTGGCCGCGGGCAACGTGTCCGAGAAAGCCGTCGCGCTGCCGCTTAGCAAGCTATTCAAGGGCAAGGCGATCGACGTGAAGATCGGCTCCGTGCAGGCGGTCGACCCGGCCGGCAAGAAAGTATCGCTCGCGGACGGCTCCTCCTACGATTACGATACGCTCGTGCTCGCGCTCGGCAGCGAGACGAACTACTTCGGCATCCCGGGCCTCCAGGAGAACAGCCTGACGCTGAAGTCGGCGGCAGAGGCGAACCGCATCTTCGCGCACGTGAAGGAGAAGCTTCGCGCGTACCGCGTCTCGAAGAACAAAGCGGACGCGACGTTCGTCATCGGCGGCGGCGGTCTCACCGGCGTAGAGCTCGTAGGCGAGCTCGCGGACGAGCTCCCGGGTTACTGCCGCGAGGCGGGCGTAGACTTCAACGACGTGTCGTTGTATTTGGTCGAAGCGATGCCGACGATTCTGCCGATGTTCTCGCCGGAGCTGATCCAGCGCGCGGTGACGAGCCTCGAGCAGCGCGGCGTGCAGTTCCTCACGAGCCTGCCGATCACCGAAGTGAACGGCGGCGTCGTAACGCTGAAGGATGGCCGTACGATCGAAACCTCCACGTTGGTATGGACCGGCGGCGTGCAAGGGCACGCGCTCGTTGCGAATTGCGGCATCGAAGTGAATCGCGGCCGCGCGTCCGTGAACGAGTACCTGCAGTCGGTGTCGCATCCGGACGTGTTCCTCGCGGGCGACTGCGCGGTCGTCTTCGGACCGGAAGGACGTCCGTACCCGCCGACGGCGCAATTGGCTTGGCAGATGGGCGAGCTCGTCGGCGCGAACATCGCGGCAACGTATAACGGCGGCAGTCTGCAGACGTTCAGCCCGGTGTTCTCCGGTACGCTGGCGAGCCTCGGCCGCAAGGACGGCATCGGCTCCGTCGGGGAGAACGGGATCGAGCTCAAGGGCGCGCCCGCTTCGCTGATGAAGAAGGCGAGCAACGCGCGGTACTTGTCGCATATCGAAGGACTGTTCGCGCTCGCTTATTGA
- a CDS encoding ABC transporter substrate-binding protein — translation MKASMNTRVKTPLLIGASALAIVGLAGCSADNNNNAASGSPAASSESSAPASNAGEVPTLVWWTIGGQVPANYDKAIEKINEYTAEKIGVKIDLRVAGWGEWDTKINTIVNSGEPFDIMFTNNGKYSQQVNMGAFADITDLVRSTTPDLYDYIPQMVWDGTKIGGKTYAVPTYKDSSLTQYWVFDDALVQKYNIDLGGIKTLQDLDKPFRDIKAGEGKSFYPLSLTQGEGINGFFNDYDDMTLGFQPIGVKTDDASRTVVSVLEQPEMMEKLKLLHQWYKDGIINPDAPTKIEADPYRPFFAAQAFPGAEVNWQISAGIEKYDMVQILGPIYTTSTIQGSMNAISANSKYKEEALKYLELVNTDSKLRNMLAYGEEGVDFDYVSDNVVERKTDSWPLAAYTQGTFFNMAVTKGAPEDQWEQVRKLNEAAYSSSILGFALDISELGTEVANVKAVWNKYSYELITGASDPEKVVPQIVEELKKAGMDKIMQAAQDQINAYF, via the coding sequence ATGAAAGCTAGCATGAATACGAGAGTGAAAACCCCTCTTCTCATCGGGGCGTCCGCACTTGCGATCGTCGGCTTGGCCGGCTGCTCCGCGGACAACAACAATAACGCGGCAAGCGGCTCGCCGGCCGCATCCTCGGAATCGAGCGCACCCGCCTCGAATGCCGGCGAGGTGCCTACGCTTGTCTGGTGGACGATCGGCGGACAAGTGCCGGCCAACTACGATAAGGCGATCGAGAAAATAAACGAGTATACGGCCGAAAAGATCGGCGTGAAAATCGATCTGCGCGTTGCCGGCTGGGGCGAATGGGACACCAAGATCAATACGATCGTGAACTCCGGCGAACCGTTCGACATTATGTTTACGAATAACGGAAAATACAGCCAGCAGGTCAACATGGGCGCTTTCGCGGACATTACCGACCTCGTGCGAAGCACGACGCCGGACCTGTACGACTATATCCCGCAAATGGTGTGGGACGGAACGAAGATCGGCGGCAAAACCTACGCCGTGCCGACGTACAAGGATTCGTCCTTGACCCAGTACTGGGTGTTCGACGACGCGCTCGTGCAAAAGTACAATATCGATCTCGGCGGCATCAAGACGCTGCAGGATTTGGACAAGCCGTTCCGCGATATCAAGGCCGGCGAAGGCAAGAGCTTTTACCCGTTGTCCTTGACGCAGGGGGAAGGAATCAACGGATTCTTTAACGACTACGACGATATGACGCTCGGCTTCCAGCCGATCGGCGTCAAGACCGACGACGCCTCCCGCACGGTCGTCTCCGTTCTGGAGCAGCCGGAGATGATGGAAAAGCTGAAGCTTCTGCATCAATGGTATAAGGACGGGATCATCAACCCGGACGCGCCGACCAAGATCGAAGCCGATCCTTATCGTCCGTTCTTCGCCGCGCAGGCGTTCCCCGGCGCGGAAGTGAACTGGCAGATTTCCGCGGGCATCGAGAAATACGACATGGTTCAAATTTTGGGGCCGATCTATACGACCAGCACGATCCAAGGCTCCATGAACGCGATCTCCGCCAACTCGAAGTACAAGGAAGAGGCACTGAAGTATTTGGAATTGGTGAACACCGATTCGAAGCTGCGCAATATGCTCGCTTACGGCGAAGAAGGCGTCGACTTCGATTATGTGAGCGACAATGTCGTCGAACGGAAAACCGATTCGTGGCCGTTGGCCGCCTACACGCAAGGCACATTCTTCAACATGGCCGTAACGAAGGGCGCGCCCGAAGATCAGTGGGAGCAGGTTCGCAAGCTGAACGAAGCCGCGTATTCCTCCTCCATCCTCGGTTTCGCGCTGGATATCAGCGAACTCGGCACGGAAGTCGCCAATGTGAAGGCGGTATGGAACAAATATAGCTATGAGCTGATCACGGGCGCATCCGATCCGGAGAAGGTCGTGCCGCAAATCGTAGAAGAGTTGAAGAAAGCCGGCATGGACAAGATCATGCAGGCCGCGCAAGACCAGATCAACGCGTATTTTTAA